The Sphingopyxis fribergensis genome contains a region encoding:
- a CDS encoding septal ring lytic transglycosylase RlpA family protein: MQRYATIRLAGPVLAVLALSACAGGNFRPVADAPVRIGPAYTIRGTTYVPAAAPAYDAVGYASWYGSESGNSTANGEQFRPGWITAAHTTLPLPTYVEVTALDTGRRIIVRINDRGPFARGRIIDLSRGAAEELGMKAQGHAPVRVRRIEPSEKDRKRLREGKAAARISPVPAQELQRLRARLPAKGR; the protein is encoded by the coding sequence ATGCAGCGATACGCAACCATTCGACTGGCGGGCCCGGTTTTGGCCGTCCTCGCGCTCTCGGCGTGCGCCGGCGGCAATTTCCGCCCGGTGGCTGACGCACCTGTGCGGATCGGTCCGGCCTATACGATCCGCGGCACGACCTATGTCCCCGCCGCCGCTCCCGCCTATGACGCGGTCGGTTATGCCAGCTGGTACGGTAGCGAGTCGGGGAACAGCACCGCCAATGGCGAGCAATTTCGGCCCGGCTGGATCACCGCGGCGCATACCACGCTGCCCCTGCCGACCTATGTCGAGGTCACCGCGCTCGATACGGGGCGGCGGATCATCGTGCGGATCAATGATCGCGGGCCGTTCGCGCGCGGGCGGATCATCGACCTGTCGCGCGGCGCGGCGGAGGAACTGGGGATGAAGGCGCAGGGCCACGCGCCGGTCCGCGTGCGCCGCATCGAGCCGTCGGAGAAGGACCGCAAGCGGCTGCGCGAGGGCAAGGCCGCGGCGCGGATCTCCCCCGTGCCGGCGCAGGAATTGCAGCGGCTTCGCGCGCGGCTTCCGGCCAAAGGGCGATAG